From one Pseudomonas sp. B21-048 genomic stretch:
- a CDS encoding HAD family hydrolase has protein sequence MSLAEVRHWVFDMDGTLTVAVHDFAAIRVALAIPAEHDILTHLATLPADEAAAKHAWLLEHERDLALGSKPAPGAVELVRELAGRGYRLGILTRNARELAHVTLEAIGLADCFAVEDVLGRDEAPPKPHPGGLLKLAEAWKVPASEMVMVGDYRFDLDCGRAAGTRTVLVNLPDNPWPELADWHAVDCVALQQLLLA, from the coding sequence ATGAGCCTGGCCGAGGTGCGGCACTGGGTGTTCGACATGGACGGCACCCTGACCGTGGCCGTGCATGATTTCGCGGCGATCCGCGTGGCGTTGGCGATTCCCGCCGAACACGACATCCTGACCCACCTTGCTACATTGCCAGCCGATGAAGCCGCGGCCAAACACGCGTGGCTACTGGAGCACGAGCGGGATCTGGCGTTGGGTTCGAAGCCGGCGCCGGGTGCGGTGGAATTGGTGCGTGAGTTGGCCGGGCGCGGTTATCGTCTGGGTATTCTCACGCGCAATGCTCGCGAGTTGGCGCATGTCACGCTGGAGGCCATCGGCCTGGCTGACTGCTTTGCGGTAGAGGATGTACTGGGCCGCGATGAAGCGCCGCCCAAGCCGCATCCTGGTGGATTACTGAAACTGGCCGAAGCCTGGAAAGTGCCGGCGAGCGAAATGGTAATGGTGGGTGATTACCGCTTCGATCTGGATTGCGGGCGTGCGGCGGGGACGCGGACGGTGCTGGTGAATCTGCCGGATAATCCGTGGCCGGAGTTAGCCGATTGGCATGCAGTCGATTGCGTGGCGTTGCAGCAGTTGTTGTTGGCTTGA
- the tesB gene encoding acyl-CoA thioesterase II yields MSQVLEDLVDLLTLEPIEENLFRGRSQDLGFRQLFGGQVLGQSLSAASQTVEPARHVHSMHGYFLRPGDAKLPVVYQVDRVRDGGSFSTRRVTAIQKGNPIFTCSASFQYDEEGFQHQSEMPQVVGPENLPSELELTQQRAHLIPEHMREKLLCPKPIEFRPVTEKDPYNPQPADPVKYVWFRADGALADIPALHKYLLAYASDFGLLTTSMLPHGKSVWQKDMQVASLDHALWFHADLRADDWLLYAMDSPWAGNSRGFSRGSVFNRAGRLVASVTQEGLIRHRKDWI; encoded by the coding sequence ATGAGCCAAGTGTTGGAAGATCTGGTAGACCTGCTGACCCTGGAACCGATTGAAGAAAACCTGTTCCGTGGCCGCAGCCAGGACTTGGGTTTCCGTCAGCTGTTCGGCGGCCAGGTACTCGGCCAGTCCCTGTCGGCGGCCAGTCAGACTGTCGAGCCGGCGCGCCATGTGCATTCGATGCACGGTTATTTCCTGCGCCCGGGCGATGCTAAATTACCGGTGGTGTATCAGGTCGATCGGGTGCGCGATGGCGGCAGTTTCAGCACACGCCGGGTAACGGCGATTCAGAAGGGCAACCCGATCTTCACTTGCAGTGCTTCGTTCCAGTACGACGAAGAAGGCTTCCAGCACCAGAGCGAAATGCCGCAAGTGGTCGGCCCGGAAAACCTGCCGTCTGAGCTGGAGCTCACCCAGCAGCGTGCGCACCTGATCCCTGAGCACATGCGCGAAAAACTGCTGTGCCCGAAACCGATTGAATTCCGACCGGTGACTGAAAAAGATCCCTACAACCCGCAGCCTGCCGACCCAGTCAAATACGTCTGGTTCCGTGCCGATGGTGCGTTGGCCGATATCCCGGCGCTGCACAAATACCTGCTGGCCTACGCGTCGGACTTCGGTCTGCTGACCACCTCGATGCTGCCCCACGGCAAATCGGTCTGGCAGAAAGACATGCAGGTCGCCAGCCTCGATCACGCCTTGTGGTTCCACGCCGACCTGCGCGCCGATGACTGGTTGCTGTATGCGATGGACAGCCCATGGGCCGGCAACTCGCGCGGATTCTCCCGTGGCAGCGTGTTCAACCGTGCCGGGCGACTGGTGGCCTCGGTCACCCAGGAAGGCCTGATTCGTCATCGCAAGGATTGGATATGA
- a CDS encoding TetR family transcriptional regulator, whose product MTIISERSAAPEKPMAEPRKSRKNNPEKTRENILQEAIVEFVQQGLSGARVDAIAERIHTSKRMIYYYFGSKEQLYVEVLEKLYGDIRSTENRLHLAELAPVEAIRRLVEFTFDHHDRNVDFVRIVSVENIHNAEYVKRSDAIKAMNNTILDSLGEILRRGAAAGVFRTGLDPLDVHLLISSFCFYRVSNRHTLSEIFQIDLPDENIKQRHREMICESVLRYLQA is encoded by the coding sequence ATGACAATAATTTCAGAACGCTCCGCAGCACCCGAAAAGCCAATGGCCGAGCCTCGCAAGAGTCGCAAGAACAACCCGGAAAAGACCCGCGAGAACATCCTTCAAGAGGCCATTGTCGAGTTCGTTCAGCAGGGGCTTTCCGGTGCGCGCGTCGATGCGATCGCCGAGCGCATCCACACCTCCAAACGCATGATCTATTACTACTTCGGCAGTAAGGAACAACTCTACGTCGAAGTGCTGGAGAAACTCTACGGAGATATCCGCAGCACCGAAAACCGTTTGCACCTGGCTGAACTGGCTCCGGTGGAAGCGATTCGGCGCTTGGTGGAATTCACCTTCGATCACCATGATCGCAATGTCGATTTCGTGCGTATCGTCAGCGTCGAGAACATTCACAACGCCGAGTATGTGAAGCGCTCCGATGCGATCAAGGCGATGAACAACACCATCCTCGATTCACTGGGCGAGATCTTGCGGCGCGGAGCCGCAGCGGGCGTATTTCGTACCGGCCTCGATCCGCTGGATGTGCATCTGCTGATCAGCTCGTTTTGCTTCTATCGGGTGTCGAACCGTCATACGCTCAGTGAGATCTTTCAGATCGACTTGCCGGACGAAAACATCAAGCAGCGTCATCGGGAGATGATTTGCGAGTCGGTGTTGCGATACCTGCAGGCCTGA
- a CDS encoding alpha/beta fold hydrolase: MRKWLLALLITCASTQAAEQVVAISSGRLLLSAGEIAVSIGPTPTKIERVLIIVHGRLRNAETYRQSAEHAAEQAGQSANTLVLAPQFLNETDIASHPVPDSVLRWQGNDWMAGGLSTAPFTLSSYAALDEIVARLSDRRQFPDVKQIVIAGHSGGAQVVQRYALLSHPQPALDTEGIKVRYVIANPSSYAYFNEQRPVAFSHAGCPNFNRWKYGLADLPAYADGQTPAQLEENYVKRDIVYLLGQQDIDPNHPALDKSCEAKAQGASRLIRGRNYFNYLQRRHPQGLSQQLIEVPGVGHDGDGIFTSPEGQKVLFGQ; the protein is encoded by the coding sequence ATGCGTAAGTGGCTGCTGGCTCTGTTAATCACCTGCGCAAGCACCCAGGCTGCCGAGCAGGTGGTGGCGATCAGTTCCGGACGCTTGCTGTTGAGCGCCGGAGAAATTGCAGTGAGCATTGGCCCGACGCCGACGAAGATCGAACGCGTGCTGATCATCGTCCATGGCCGTTTGCGCAATGCTGAAACCTACCGCCAAAGCGCCGAACACGCCGCCGAACAGGCCGGGCAAAGCGCGAACACGTTGGTGCTCGCCCCGCAGTTTCTCAATGAAACCGACATCGCGAGCCATCCGGTGCCTGACAGCGTTTTACGTTGGCAAGGCAATGACTGGATGGCCGGCGGCTTATCCACCGCGCCGTTTACGCTGAGCTCCTATGCGGCGCTCGATGAAATAGTCGCTCGACTGAGTGACCGGCGACAGTTTCCGGACGTGAAGCAAATCGTCATCGCCGGGCATTCCGGCGGCGCTCAAGTGGTTCAGCGTTATGCCTTGCTAAGTCACCCTCAGCCAGCCCTCGATACGGAGGGCATAAAAGTGCGCTACGTGATCGCCAATCCTTCCTCGTACGCCTACTTCAATGAACAACGTCCGGTGGCGTTCAGTCACGCAGGGTGTCCGAACTTCAATCGCTGGAAGTATGGACTGGCGGATTTGCCCGCTTATGCCGATGGGCAAACGCCTGCGCAACTCGAAGAAAACTATGTCAAACGTGACATCGTTTATTTACTCGGGCAGCAGGACATCGACCCGAATCATCCGGCGCTGGATAAAAGTTGTGAAGCCAAGGCTCAGGGCGCGTCTCGATTGATTCGCGGGCGCAACTATTTCAATTATCTGCAGCGACGTCATCCTCAGGGGTTGAGTCAGCAGCTGATCGAAGTGCCCGGGGTCGGGCATGATGGGGACGGGATATTTACATCGCCTGAGGGGCAGAAGGTGTTGTTTGGTCAGTGA
- a CDS encoding histone deacetylase: protein MPLPLIYHEDYSPEFPADHRFPMDKFRLLRDHLVDSGLTRDTDLLRPDLCPPEILALAHDPAYIERYMGGDLSREDQRRLGLPWSEALARRTVRAVGGSLLAAEQALEHGLACHLAGGTHHAHYDHPAGFCIFNDLAVISHYLLESGRVNRVLIFDCDVHQGDGTARILHNTPQAVTVSLHCEKNFPARKAESDWDIPLPMGMGDADYLKVVDDALNYLLPLYQPDLVLYDAGVDVHKDDALGYLKLTDEGVAARDESVMRHCLGRDIPVVGVIGGGYSKDRKALARRHGILHHSAQRVWQSSGCH, encoded by the coding sequence ATGCCCCTGCCATTGATCTACCACGAAGACTACAGCCCTGAGTTCCCGGCGGATCACCGCTTCCCGATGGACAAGTTTCGCCTGCTGCGCGATCACTTGGTGGACAGTGGCCTGACCCGCGACACCGATCTGCTGCGCCCGGACCTCTGCCCGCCAGAGATTCTCGCCCTCGCCCATGACCCTGCGTACATCGAACGCTACATGGGCGGCGATTTGTCCCGCGAAGACCAGCGACGCCTCGGCTTGCCCTGGAGCGAAGCGCTGGCCCGGCGCACGGTGCGAGCGGTCGGCGGTTCGCTGTTGGCGGCAGAACAGGCACTGGAGCATGGTTTGGCCTGTCACCTGGCCGGTGGCACTCATCACGCACATTACGATCATCCCGCAGGGTTCTGCATCTTCAATGACCTGGCGGTGATCAGCCATTACCTGCTGGAAAGTGGCCGAGTGAATCGGGTGCTGATCTTCGACTGCGACGTGCATCAGGGTGACGGGACTGCACGGATTCTGCACAACACTCCGCAGGCAGTGACCGTTTCCCTACACTGCGAAAAGAATTTTCCTGCACGCAAAGCCGAAAGTGACTGGGACATTCCATTGCCGATGGGCATGGGCGATGCCGATTACCTGAAGGTGGTGGATGACGCGCTCAACTATTTGCTGCCGCTCTACCAACCGGATCTGGTGCTGTACGACGCTGGCGTCGATGTGCATAAGGATGACGCACTGGGTTATCTGAAGCTGACAGACGAAGGCGTCGCCGCTCGCGATGAAAGCGTGATGCGTCATTGCCTGGGCCGGGATATTCCGGTGGTCGGCGTGATCGGCGGCGGCTACAGCAAGGACCGCAAGGCCCTGGCGCGCCGCCATGGAATCCTCCATCACAGCGCCCAACGGGTCTGGCAGTCATCAGGTTGTCATTGA
- a CDS encoding neutral zinc metallopeptidase gives MLWKKGRRSDNVVDARGDDVGGGMRFGGGKGLSLTAILLIVGIGWITGQDPMQILGQLTGQMSEQSAPAPTQTRKAPPATDEGAEFVRSILGDTEDTWGQIFQQAGRQYKDPTLVLFSNRVNSACGLATSATGPFYCPADQKVYLDMSFFQEMSQRFSAAGDFAQAYVIAHEIGHHVQTLLGVSAKIQTARQQGRQMEGDNGLLVRQELQADCLAGVWANNAQKRLNWLEPGDIEEALNAANAIGDDRLQQQGQGRVVPDSFTHGTSAQRVRWFKAGFAQGQVGECDTFAAKNL, from the coding sequence ATGCTTTGGAAAAAAGGCCGACGCAGCGACAACGTGGTCGATGCCCGTGGCGATGATGTCGGTGGAGGGATGCGCTTTGGTGGAGGCAAGGGCCTAAGCCTGACGGCGATCCTGTTGATCGTCGGGATCGGCTGGATCACCGGCCAGGACCCGATGCAGATCCTCGGCCAATTGACTGGGCAAATGAGCGAACAGTCGGCCCCGGCACCCACTCAAACCCGAAAGGCGCCACCGGCTACCGATGAAGGGGCCGAATTCGTGCGCTCGATCCTCGGCGATACCGAAGACACGTGGGGCCAGATTTTCCAGCAGGCCGGTCGACAGTACAAAGACCCGACCCTGGTGCTGTTCAGCAACCGCGTCAATTCGGCCTGTGGCCTGGCAACGTCGGCAACCGGTCCGTTCTATTGCCCGGCTGACCAGAAGGTTTATCTGGACATGAGTTTCTTTCAGGAAATGTCCCAACGCTTTTCCGCCGCAGGCGATTTCGCCCAGGCTTACGTGATCGCTCACGAAATCGGACACCATGTGCAGACCTTGCTCGGTGTTTCAGCGAAGATTCAGACTGCTCGCCAACAGGGCCGGCAGATGGAAGGCGACAATGGTTTGCTGGTACGTCAAGAACTGCAGGCCGATTGCCTGGCTGGCGTCTGGGCCAACAACGCGCAAAAGCGTCTGAACTGGCTGGAACCCGGTGACATCGAAGAAGCCTTGAATGCCGCCAACGCCATCGGCGACGACCGCTTGCAACAGCAAGGTCAGGGCCGCGTGGTGCCGGACTCCTTCACCCATGGCACTTCGGCTCAGCGAGTGCGCTGGTTCAAGGCCGGATTCGCACAAGGCCAAGTCGGCGAGTGCGATACCTTTGCCGCGAAGAATCTGTGA
- a CDS encoding MFS transporter, producing the protein MFPSQSSQTESSRVAPAIGVATGGIGDKIRGAMAVGKTRWGMLALVFFATTLNYIDRAALGVMQPILAKEMSWTAMDYANINFWFQVGYAIGFVLQGRLIDRVGVKRVFFCAVLLWSLATGAHGLATSAVGFMVCRFILGLTEAANYPACVKTTRLWFPAGERAVATGIFNAGTNVGAMFTPMLLPLILHVWGWQAAFLCMSALGGIWLLFWGLKYFNPEDHPSVKQSELDYIQREVEPEQSRVPFSRILRMRGTWAFALAYSMTAPVFWFYLYWLPPFLNQQYNLGINVTQMGIPLIIIYLTADFGSVGGGILSSFLIGRGINPIKARLMSMFLFACCIIGVVMAAGSSSLWVAVFAISLAIGAHQAWTANIWSLVMDYTPKHMMSTVFGFGGMCAAIGGMFMTQLVGHILTVTHNNYTVLFTMIPAMYFIALIWMYFMAPRKIPTVTE; encoded by the coding sequence ATGTTTCCTTCTCAAAGCTCTCAAACGGAAAGCTCTCGCGTGGCTCCGGCCATAGGCGTCGCCACTGGCGGTATCGGCGACAAAATCCGCGGCGCCATGGCCGTGGGCAAAACCCGTTGGGGGATGCTGGCGCTGGTGTTTTTCGCCACCACCCTGAATTACATCGACCGCGCTGCCCTGGGCGTGATGCAGCCAATCCTGGCCAAGGAGATGAGCTGGACGGCGATGGATTACGCCAACATCAACTTCTGGTTTCAGGTCGGCTACGCCATCGGCTTTGTGCTGCAGGGCCGATTGATCGATCGGGTCGGCGTTAAACGCGTGTTCTTCTGCGCGGTGCTGCTCTGGAGCCTGGCCACCGGCGCTCATGGCCTGGCCACGTCGGCAGTGGGCTTCATGGTCTGCCGGTTCATTCTCGGTTTGACCGAAGCGGCGAATTACCCAGCCTGTGTGAAAACCACCCGGTTGTGGTTCCCCGCTGGCGAGCGCGCCGTAGCAACTGGCATCTTCAACGCCGGGACCAACGTCGGCGCGATGTTCACGCCGATGCTGCTGCCGCTGATCCTCCACGTCTGGGGCTGGCAAGCCGCGTTCCTGTGCATGTCGGCACTGGGCGGCATCTGGTTGCTGTTCTGGGGGCTGAAGTACTTCAACCCGGAAGATCACCCGAGCGTCAAACAATCGGAACTGGACTACATCCAGCGGGAAGTCGAGCCGGAACAGTCCCGCGTACCGTTCTCGCGAATCCTGCGCATGCGTGGCACCTGGGCCTTCGCCCTCGCCTACTCGATGACCGCGCCGGTGTTCTGGTTTTACCTGTACTGGCTGCCGCCGTTCCTCAATCAGCAATACAACCTGGGGATCAACGTGACTCAGATGGGTATCCCGCTGATCATCATCTACCTCACCGCTGACTTCGGCAGTGTCGGTGGCGGGATCCTGTCTTCATTCCTGATCGGTCGCGGGATCAACCCGATCAAAGCACGACTGATGTCCATGTTCCTGTTCGCCTGCTGCATCATTGGCGTGGTCATGGCCGCCGGCTCAAGCAGCCTGTGGGTCGCGGTGTTTGCCATCTCCCTGGCCATCGGTGCGCACCAGGCCTGGACCGCGAATATCTGGAGCCTGGTGATGGACTACACGCCCAAGCACATGATGAGTACGGTGTTCGGTTTCGGCGGGATGTGCGCGGCCATCGGCGGGATGTTCATGACCCAATTGGTGGGCCATATTCTGACGGTCACCCACAACAACTACACCGTGCTGTTCACCATGATTCCGGCGATGTACTTCATCGCGCTGATCTGGATGTACTTCATGGCACCGCGCAAGATTCCTACCGTCACCGAGTAA
- a CDS encoding GNAT family N-acetyltransferase, which yields MEPILELESARLLLRQWRDEDLPAFAAMCADPQVMRYFPAPLSRLESAALIGRVRGHFAEHGFGLWALERKDTGAFIGFTGLGVVGFDAPFTPATEIGWRLAREHWGLGYASEAAWTALRCGFDRLPLKEVVSFTAETNLPSQKVIQAIGMHHDPANDFDHPRLDADHPLRRHVLYRITREQWLQTLHG from the coding sequence ATGGAGCCAATACTGGAACTCGAAAGCGCACGACTGTTGTTACGGCAGTGGCGTGATGAGGATTTGCCGGCGTTTGCGGCGATGTGCGCCGATCCACAGGTGATGCGTTATTTTCCGGCACCCTTGAGTCGACTGGAAAGTGCCGCGCTGATCGGACGGGTTCGCGGGCATTTTGCCGAGCATGGTTTCGGCCTCTGGGCACTGGAGCGCAAGGACACCGGGGCATTCATCGGGTTTACCGGGTTGGGTGTGGTCGGCTTCGACGCGCCGTTTACACCGGCCACTGAAATCGGCTGGCGCTTGGCCCGCGAGCACTGGGGGCTGGGTTATGCCAGCGAAGCGGCGTGGACCGCTCTGCGCTGCGGGTTTGATCGATTGCCGCTGAAAGAAGTGGTGTCCTTTACCGCCGAAACCAACTTGCCGTCGCAGAAAGTCATACAGGCCATTGGCATGCACCATGATCCGGCAAATGACTTCGACCACCCACGACTCGATGCCGATCACCCGTTGCGTCGGCACGTGTTGTACCGCATCACCCGTGAGCAATGGCTGCAAACCTTGCATGGATAA
- a CDS encoding DMT family transporter: MTLSTPLSGVNQPFKGILLIVVATFLFSSHDALSKYLSGFYPVIMVVWARYVVHTLLMAGIFLPQSGLRVLRTKRPLLQLLRALCLLGTSLLFTTGLLFIPLAEATAVNFLAPVLVTALSVPLLGEQVTRGQWLAVVCGFIGVLIIVHPGGELFTPAVLLPFCSALFFCFYQLLTRKLSEIDSPTTSNFFAGLCNTLVMSTLVPFFWQVPSLGHGFMMVALGACGMTAHLFLTQAFRHAAPALLAPFGYCQIVFAGLLGWLLFSHTPTLTTVVGITVICCSGLAAVWQQRGQ; the protein is encoded by the coding sequence ATGACCCTCAGCACTCCGCTTTCCGGTGTCAATCAGCCCTTCAAAGGGATTCTGCTGATCGTCGTCGCCACTTTCCTGTTCTCCAGTCATGACGCTTTGTCGAAATACCTCTCGGGTTTCTACCCGGTAATCATGGTGGTGTGGGCCCGCTATGTGGTTCACACGTTACTGATGGCGGGGATTTTTCTGCCGCAGTCCGGGTTGCGTGTCCTACGGACCAAACGGCCATTGCTGCAACTGTTGCGGGCGTTGTGCCTGCTAGGGACCAGTTTGCTATTCACCACGGGGCTGCTGTTCATCCCTTTGGCCGAAGCCACGGCGGTCAACTTTCTCGCACCGGTATTGGTGACGGCGCTGTCGGTGCCGCTGCTCGGTGAACAGGTGACGCGTGGCCAATGGCTGGCGGTGGTGTGTGGGTTTATCGGGGTGTTGATCATCGTCCATCCCGGTGGCGAACTGTTCACGCCGGCGGTGTTGCTGCCGTTCTGCTCGGCACTGTTTTTCTGTTTCTATCAATTGCTCACCCGCAAGCTCAGCGAAATCGACAGCCCGACCACCAGCAACTTTTTTGCCGGGCTCTGCAACACCTTGGTGATGAGCACGCTGGTGCCGTTCTTCTGGCAAGTCCCAAGCCTGGGTCATGGTTTTATGATGGTGGCGCTGGGGGCGTGCGGGATGACGGCGCATCTGTTTCTGACTCAGGCCTTCCGCCACGCCGCGCCCGCGCTGTTGGCGCCGTTCGGCTATTGCCAGATCGTCTTTGCCGGTTTGCTGGGTTGGTTACTGTTTTCTCACACGCCGACCCTGACCACGGTGGTCGGGATCACGGTGATTTGTTGCAGCGGGTTGGCGGCAGTGTGGCAACAGCGTGGGCAGTAA
- the quiC gene encoding 3-dehydroshikimate dehydratase QuiC, with amino-acid sequence MQRSIATVSLSGTLPEKLEAIAAAGFDGVEIFENDLLYYDGSPREIRQMCADLGIAITLFQPFRDFEGCRRDRLPRHLERAERKFDLMQELGTDLVLVCSNASADSIGDEQILIDDLHQLAERASIRGLRIGYEALAWGRHVNTWQQVWNIVRQANHPSLGVLLDSFHTLSLKGDPSAIAEIPGDRIFFVQMADAPILAMDVLEWSRHFRCFPGQGEFDLPGFLAPIIKSGYTGPLSLEIFNDGFRAAPSRANAADGLRSLLYLEEKTRQRLEQEATPATHRDILFDTPSASEYNGIEFLEFAVDESLGAKLSHWLERLGFVKAGQHRSKSVSLLRQGDINLILNSEPYSFAHSFFEAHGPSLCATAVRVKDSASALARAVAYKGQPYRGLVGPNELELAAVRAPDGSLIYLVDKDADVYGTDFNLQPTAVASGGLKRIDHMAMALPADSLDSWVLFYKSLLDFEADDEVVLPDPYGLVKSRALRSRCSSIRLPLNISENRNTAISHALSSYRGSGVHHIAFDCDDIFAEVSRAKEAGVPLLDIPLNYYDDLAARFDFDDEFLSELAYFNVLYDRDAQGGELFHVYTEPFEGRFFFEIIQRKNGYAGYGAANVAVRLAAMAKSRNGGVRQAKL; translated from the coding sequence ATGCAGCGTTCCATTGCCACCGTTTCCTTGAGCGGCACCCTGCCGGAAAAACTCGAAGCCATCGCCGCCGCCGGTTTTGACGGGGTGGAGATTTTCGAAAACGACCTGCTCTACTACGACGGCAGCCCGCGGGAAATCAGACAGATGTGCGCCGATCTCGGAATCGCCATCACGCTGTTTCAGCCCTTTCGGGATTTCGAAGGTTGCCGCCGCGATCGCTTGCCACGCCATCTGGAGCGGGCCGAGCGCAAGTTCGATTTGATGCAGGAACTGGGCACTGACCTGGTGCTGGTGTGCAGCAACGCCTCGGCCGACTCCATTGGTGATGAGCAGATCCTGATTGATGATTTGCACCAGCTCGCAGAGCGGGCCAGCATTCGTGGCCTGCGGATCGGTTACGAAGCGCTGGCTTGGGGCCGGCATGTGAACACCTGGCAACAGGTATGGAACATCGTTCGCCAGGCCAATCATCCAAGCCTCGGTGTATTGCTGGACAGTTTTCATACGCTGTCGCTCAAGGGCGACCCAAGCGCCATCGCCGAGATTCCCGGCGACAGGATCTTCTTCGTGCAAATGGCCGACGCGCCGATCCTGGCCATGGACGTGCTGGAGTGGAGCCGGCACTTCCGCTGTTTCCCGGGCCAGGGCGAATTCGATCTGCCGGGGTTCCTCGCGCCGATCATCAAGAGTGGCTACACCGGGCCGCTGTCGCTGGAGATCTTCAACGACGGCTTCCGCGCCGCGCCGTCACGGGCCAACGCCGCCGACGGTTTGCGTTCGTTGCTGTATCTGGAAGAGAAAACTCGCCAACGTCTGGAACAGGAAGCCACGCCCGCAACCCATCGCGACATTCTGTTCGACACCCCCAGCGCCAGCGAATACAACGGCATCGAGTTTCTTGAATTCGCAGTAGATGAAAGCCTCGGTGCCAAGCTGTCCCATTGGCTGGAGCGGCTGGGTTTCGTCAAGGCTGGGCAGCACCGTTCCAAGAGCGTCAGCCTGTTGCGTCAGGGCGATATCAACCTGATCCTCAACTCTGAGCCTTATTCTTTCGCCCACAGTTTTTTCGAGGCGCACGGCCCATCGCTGTGCGCCACCGCCGTGCGGGTCAAGGACAGCGCCAGTGCGCTGGCGCGTGCCGTTGCGTACAAGGGGCAGCCCTATCGCGGGCTCGTGGGTCCCAATGAGCTTGAACTGGCCGCGGTGCGTGCGCCGGACGGCAGCCTGATTTACCTGGTGGACAAGGACGCCGATGTCTACGGCACCGACTTCAATCTGCAACCGACGGCTGTGGCCAGCGGTGGTCTCAAGCGCATCGACCACATGGCGATGGCACTGCCGGCCGACAGCCTCGACAGTTGGGTGCTGTTCTATAAGAGCCTGCTGGATTTCGAAGCCGATGATGAAGTGGTGCTGCCCGACCCGTATGGCTTGGTGAAGAGTCGCGCATTGCGCAGCCGTTGCAGTTCAATCCGCCTGCCGCTGAACATCTCCGAGAACCGCAACACCGCCATCTCACACGCGCTGTCGAGTTATCGCGGTTCTGGCGTGCATCACATTGCCTTCGATTGCGACGACATTTTTGCTGAAGTCAGTCGCGCCAAGGAAGCGGGCGTGCCGCTGCTGGATATTCCGCTCAACTACTACGATGACCTCGCCGCGCGGTTCGATTTCGACGATGAGTTCCTCAGCGAACTGGCCTATTTCAACGTGCTCTACGACCGCGATGCTCAGGGCGGCGAGCTGTTTCATGTCTACACCGAGCCGTTCGAAGGACGGTTCTTCTTTGAAATCATCCAGCGCAAAAACGGCTACGCGGGTTACGGCGCGGCCAATGTCGCCGTACGACTGGCGGCCATGGCTAAATCGCGAAATGGTGGCGTACGTCAGGCAAAGTTGTAG